cACGATACATTAGTTTTAACCCACGTACTTGAAAATGAAACAATATAAGTTCCATCTACAATTTGCAAAGATGCTTAATACCAAGAGTATGTAACAGAACAAGAGAAACAAGGCATATATTTAAGACACATAACTAGATGTTGTTGGTGCTATCACTTCTCAGGGTAGCTCCACAAATATTGGCACAGAAGATACCTGACTTCTTCTTTCTCACTTGGGCAAGGACACAGAAGCTCCTTAGCGTTGCCTTAGAGGTCTCTGTAAAACATAAGTTCGaggtttgtatatttttttcttaaaagggaaaaaaaaggaaaatgagtGGGGAGTGTAAATGGCTTTACCCTTGGTTCATCGTTAGCTTCACGGGGTTGTCTGCTACTTCTAGTGTTTCTGTCTGCAACAACCTCTGGCTTGTCATGCTTATAAAACGCTTCTAAGGCTCTTCTAGCAAATGGGCGGACTAGATTCACTTCCATTGCCGATACATTCTCCATCTGAGTTTGTGAATTAGGGATATGGTTTATTATAAGAatcactcttgagatgtaatgaTAGAAAAGGTAACGTCAAGAAGAAGCAATATAGAGACAGTTACCTTTACTGCAGATGTACCTAGAAATGTGCCCAAGTTATTCTCCAGTTTGTGAAGCCGCACATCTCTAATGTCCTCAACTAGCGATCTTACCTATAGTACAAAGTTTCAATAACGAAGAGCTCTAAACGCTTGAAGGACTTTTAACCACGTGGGTTTGGAATGGGAGAGACAGATGTTATTAAATTTACCATGTACATGTCTGGAATATCATCACGTGCACTGCCAAAAGTAAGATTTGTTACAAATATTTCATCATCACTCTCAGATACTAAAGATGCAAAGAGGGGGAGCAACGAAACAAGTAGAGTCTAAAGATTACATACTGATCAAAAAGTAGTCTAGCAATCTCCACGTAACTAAATGGTAATGCCTGAAATTTCGACTGAGGTTCCCGTTCTGCTTCCAAGACCTGAGTCAAATTGTCTGGAGTTTCGCAAAGAACGAAGCAACGAGAAACAGTTAAAAGCTTAAGCATTCAAAATTTCATCTGCAAAATGTGAAATCTTTTGACGTACCAACAGACAACCACCCTGGAGGCCGGAAAGTACATTTTCCTCTACGCTTCAGAGCCACTGCAAGCCACAGAGGCACTTGTATTGGAATCTGAGGAATGAACCGGCCAAAATCCCCCTGTCACCGGTTCAAAAGCTAATGGTTAGTCAAAAATTCACCACAAGGTTTCAAGATTGTATAAAGCTGTGGAGAGATTACAGCGATGAAATTGAGGGGCTCCATGTTCATATTGGGAACAATCTCCACCAGTTCGTCCTCTGCCATAAAC
The window above is part of the Brassica napus cultivar Da-Ae chromosome C3, Da-Ae, whole genome shotgun sequence genome. Proteins encoded here:
- the LOC106399439 gene encoding DNA replication complex GINS protein PSF2 codes for the protein MAGQTDPHVSLFSPEEVEFMAEDELVEIVPNMNMEPLNFIAGDFGRFIPQIPIQVPLWLAVALKRRGKCTFRPPGWLSVDNLTQVLEAEREPQSKFQALPFSYVEIARLLFDHARDDIPDMYMVRSLVEDIRDVRLHKLENNLGTFLGTSAVKMENVSAMEVNLVRPFARRALEAFYKHDKPEVVADRNTRSSRQPREANDEPRRPLRQR